A stretch of Candidatus Methanomethylophilaceae archaeon DNA encodes these proteins:
- a CDS encoding ABC transporter ATP-binding protein, whose translation MNAGIAINHLERRFHDFILGPIDAELPAGNITAIIGKNSSGKTALLSCISGSYAADSGDVRYSKPVIGGNMGIVLDRCPYPPDIDAYGLSKLMSIVIPGWDRRRFFHLCSFLDIDPELRIAEVSKGNQTKLQVAVSLSHETDYLLMDEPTSGLDPGSKDKVLGLVREYVSDERHTVVIASHDAPMLEVNADYVLLLDGGKQVLFDDMNAVMSEYGRVNAPAKPIQREYVIGEESGRYGSAIFIKGRPELSESFPELGIEDVTLEDLVMHCGGLVN comes from the coding sequence ATGAACGCGGGAATCGCCATCAACCATCTGGAGAGGAGGTTCCATGATTTCATATTGGGTCCTATCGATGCAGAGCTCCCTGCAGGGAATATTACGGCCATAATCGGCAAGAATTCCTCGGGGAAGACCGCCTTGCTCAGTTGCATCTCCGGTTCGTACGCCGCTGACTCGGGCGATGTTCGTTATTCCAAGCCAGTTATCGGCGGGAACATGGGCATCGTGCTGGATCGCTGCCCATATCCGCCGGACATTGATGCCTATGGGCTCTCCAAGCTGATGTCTATAGTCATTCCCGGCTGGGATCGCCGCAGATTCTTCCATCTGTGCTCGTTCTTGGATATCGACCCAGAACTGAGGATAGCTGAGGTGTCCAAGGGAAACCAAACCAAGCTTCAGGTCGCCGTCTCGCTGTCGCATGAGACAGATTATTTGCTTATGGATGAACCTACCTCGGGTCTGGATCCGGGTTCCAAAGACAAAGTCCTGGGTCTTGTGAGGGAATACGTTTCGGATGAGAGGCATACCGTCGTCATAGCCTCGCATGACGCCCCGATGCTGGAGGTCAATGCCGATTACGTTCTCCTTTTGGACGGCGGCAAACAGGTTCTGTTCGATGACATGAATGCTGTCATGAGCGAGTACGGTCGCGTGAACGCACCCGCGAAGCCGATACAGCGGGAATACGTGATCGGCGAGGAATCCGGGAGATACGGCAGCGCAATCTTCATAAAGGGCAGGCCGGAGCTGTCGGAGAGCTTTCCAGAGCTAGGAATCGAGGACGTTACCCTCGAAGATCTCGTAATGCATTGCGGAGGATTGGTAAATTGA
- a CDS encoding GntR family transcriptional regulator, with protein MELIISKSAGKPIYEQLEIQIKNMILSGKLRPGDPLPSMRELAKDLKISLITTKRTYEDLEKEGFIVSMVGKGSFVSDTDFGFLSEYKLNEIESLLSKAVEEAKTYGVGLQELIDIVSIFYEEGKR; from the coding sequence ATGGAACTGATCATCAGCAAATCAGCTGGAAAACCGATATACGAACAGCTGGAGATTCAGATAAAGAACATGATTCTCTCAGGAAAGCTTCGCCCGGGCGATCCGCTTCCGAGCATGCGCGAGCTTGCCAAGGATCTGAAAATCAGCCTGATAACCACTAAGCGCACCTATGAGGATCTCGAGAAGGAAGGCTTCATAGTTTCCATGGTGGGAAAGGGAAGTTTCGTTTCCGATACGGATTTCGGGTTTCTTTCCGAGTATAAGCTGAACGAGATCGAATCGCTGCTGAGCAAGGCCGTCGAGGAGGCTAAGACCTACGGAGTCGGTCTGCAGGAGCTCATCGACATAGTATCCATCTTCTATGAGGAGGGGAAGAGATGA